In one window of Vanrija pseudolonga chromosome 5, complete sequence DNA:
- the chiB gene encoding Endochitinase B, with protein MLRGKRTTPPPSPSPSHPPKDPHVDEHHPPKPPRVVRRTEPDPQTSHIVFWYYILAGCVLVLLISLFLARNWIFPPHRATVIPYNDEQVTLQQSYPPPPPPDNMSGKKHVGYFVNWGIYGRKFPPQEIPNQHLTHINYAFGNVNKDSGEVVLSDSWADVEIHYEGDSWNDAGTNLYGCLKAIYLQKKANRNLKVLLSIGGWSYSPNFANIANPQWRAKFVESSVKLVEDVGLDGLDIDYEYPKTPSDAQAYVALLHELRGALEQLAQSKGRRQGQYQLTVAAPCGSENVQVLQIQAMDQVLDFWNLMAYDFAGSWDQKAGHQANLYADDPNANSVDRAVKAYLAAGVHPNKLVIGMPLYGRAFANTDGPGAPYNGVGEGSWEAGMWDYKVLPQPGAQEINDHRLGLSYSYDPAKRLMISYDTQAIATQKVHYIHQNGLGGAMWWELDADASEASGRALVRTVREQLGQLEWRENELGYPGSKYDNLRNGTI; from the exons ATGCTCCGAGGTAAGAGGACTAcacctcctccctccccttctCCTTCTCATCCCCCCAAAGACCcacacgtcgacgagcaccacccaccaaagccgccgcgcgtcgtccgccGTACAGAGCCAGACCCGCAGACTTCGCACATTGTATTCTGGTACTACATCCTCGCAGGctgcgtcctcgtcctcctcatctcACTCTTCCTAGCGCGCAACTGGATCTtcccgccgcaccgcgcgaCAGTCATCCCGTACAACGACGAACAGGTCACTCTGCAGCAAAGCtacccgccaccaccacctccagaCAACATGTCGGGCAAGAAGCACGTCGGATACTTT GTCAACTGGGGCATCTACGGCCGCAAGTTCCCGCCCCAGGAGATTCCCAACCAGCACCTCACGCACATCAACTACGCGTTCGGCAACGTCAACAAGGActcgggcgaggtcgtcctctCCGACTCGTGGGCTGACGTCGAGATCCACTACGAGGGCGACAGCTGGAACGACGCGGGTACCAACCTCTACGGTTGTCTGAAGGCCATTTACCTGCAGAAGAAGGCGAACCG TAACCTCAAGGTGCTACTCTCCATTGGCGGATGGTCGTACTCACCG AACTTTGCCAACATCGCCAACCCCCAGTGGCGCGCCAAGTTTGTCGAGTCGTCGGTCAaactcgtcgaggacgtgggACTGGATGG CCTCGAC ATCGACTACGAGTACCCCAAGACGCCGTCCGACGCGCAGGCGTACGTCGCGCTTCTGCACGAGCTTCGCGgtgcgctcgagcagctcgcccagTCCAAGGGCCGCAGGCAGGGGCAGTACCAGCTGACCgtggccgcgccgtgcgggTCCGAGAACGTCCAGGTGCTCCAGATCCAGGCCATGGACCAGGTGCTCGACTTCTGGAACCTGATGGCGTACGAC TTCGCCGGCTCGTGGGACCAGAAGGCGGGCCACCAGGCCAACCtgtacgccgacgacccgaACGCCAACTCGGTCGACCGCGCAGTCAAGGcgtacctcgccgccggcgtccacCCGAACAAGCTCGTGATCGGCATGCCGCTCTACGGGCGTGCGTTCGCCAACACTGACGGCCCCGGCGCGCCGTACAATGGCGTCGGGGAGGGCTCGTGGGAGGCCGGCATGTGGGACTACAAGGTGCTCCCGCAGCCTGGCGCGCAGGAGATCAACgaccaccgcctcggcctgtCGTACAGCTACGACCC TGCCAAGCGCCTCATGATCTCGTACGACACGCAGGCCATCGCCACCCAAAAGGTCCACTATATCCACCAgaacggcctcggcggcgccatgtggtgggagctcgacgccgacgcatCCGAGGCCTCGGGCCGCGCGCTTGTGCGTACTGTCCgtgagcagctcggccagctcgagtGGCGCGAGAACGAGCTGGGCTACCCCGGCTCCAAGTATGACAATCTCCGCAACGGCACCATCTag